GACATTTGAGGAGGAAGGAGTTGCAGCTGCTGACTCTGCCACAGTCACAGAGCTTCCCAATGCGGGGTCCATGCCTCAAGGCACACCGGTCGCCCATACCACActaagagagggaggggggagagatagatagacggagagagagaaagagatatagagaggaaACACAAAGTAGCTTTATCGCAAAACACAGTCCTTAactaaaaaaacaacatttaattAGGAGAGAAAGAGTTAGTCAGCGATGGTAATGAAAGTTCTAATTAGTTTGCTGTATGAATGAAGCGGTGTTCGCTGGTTCTTTAGACTCTTCCTCCTTTCAGTTAATTAGACTTAGGGACGCTATCTAGAATAGGCTGCATAATTGCACTCAAATCAAAGGCTGTTGGCATTTCTCCGTTTGCATTTAATTATACTGACAACTTATACTCGTTAATTGGTTTTACATAAATTTTCAATTGAACTGCATTGAAATGGGGCCAGACTATAACACAGAGTGGGAGAAACATGGGGGGCTTAAAGGGGATGTTCAGgattttacaaaaaaaaagcCAAATGTGACATCAAATAAAATATGGAGTTGATTTGAGTTGATTTCAGGTGATTTGGCCATTACAAAAAAAACAGCTCACATGCCACTATTATTGATTGTTAGCTTgtggtggctaaagttagctgaaaTAGGGAATATTTCAAGAAAACCAAACCATGGATTAAAGCTTCTCCTGACCCATGGACTGCTTTCAGGGTGAGGAACTATCTAACATAAAGTTGTCAAATCCTAAACTTCCCCTTTAATAACAGGCATCCACATTTTGTTCCAAATAAATAAACTCCTATAATATATTtcagcaataaggcctgagggggtgtggtatatggccaatataccatggctaagggctgttctaatgcaagacgcaacgcggagtgcttGGACACAGCCATTAGCTgtggtacattggccatatatcacaaacccctaaagtgccttattgctattataaactggctaccaacttaattagagcagtacaagtAAATGTTTTGTCAGACCAATGGTATactctgatataccacagctttcagccaatcagcattcagggctcgaaccacacagtttataacACCCCTTTGATACTTGAAAAGTACTGAGGATTTTAAATGCAGTCATAACCTCCATTTGGTCAAAAATAACATTGGTAAAAGTTAGTTTTAAACAGGAACATATTAGGACTCACAGGAGGGatcatccctctcttctcattAGAAGGCAGACGGCTCTGCATCTTCACTAGAAGAGCCTCCATCGCATCCACCTGTGAAACGGAGTAAAGGAAACAGGGTCAATGGAATTTCTTATTGCTTTTCTCAAGGGGAGTTTTCAAATCTATACTCCTATATGAGTGCAATTTCCCCATGAGTTTATGTACTACCTAACGACAATGTCAGTGTTATAGAGGCTATGTTTTTGTTTCCAGAAGATCCTCTTGTGGAACTTTATCTCTTCAGGTGTCACATTTGACATTTAGCGATATGTTCCAGAGGTTCAACCAGGGATGGACATTAAATAAGATAGCCAGCTAGACCGAGGCCGGTACTTTTCAGACGGGCTAGTATAAATGTTGGTTTACTAGCCCGGCTGGCCAGTGGACTAAATCTTTAGCTCCATCCCTGTGTTTAACCATGGATAAAAGTGATGGATAAATCGGATTCTCAAGGACACCTTTATCAGTACGAACTGCTGAATAAGGTTATGCTGACCATAGTACAATCATGGGCGAACATTTAGATTGCATTTATATCTCGAATTATCTTGACTTAGATGTATATATTAAATTGAGAACCTGTAGTGCATGAATATATAGATCAGGACCAACATGCCAGGGTAGCCTGAAACAACAAAAGTGATTCCCTATATGAACTTACAAGTTCTTTCTCTGCGGCCGAGGCAGAGTTCTGCGCGCCAAAGTCCTCTGCGGAAACTTCATGTGACGCCTGTCCTCGGCACATAACGGACATCAGACCGATACACAGCAGTCGGAGCAGCACTCCTGAGCTATCCATGGTTCTGATGCGGTGCGTGGTAAATGCTGTGCAGTCGTGGCGGCAATAAGAGAGCGCAGGGGATCAAAGTGGAGGGTCGGAAGTTCAGAGTGAGTAAATGTGCAACGGACTGCCGGACCTCTGCATTTATACTAGCGAGTAGCCCCGCCTGTAAGGTAATTTAGCTGGGTTTCAAGACCCATTGCGAGGAACTCCAGTCTTCAATGCATCTTGAATGGTTTGAAGGATGACTCTTAATTGTGTTATTTGAACtggtgggttcaaatcccacacGTTACACTTACATCCCATCACACGTTACACTTACATCCCACACGTTACACTTGCATCCCACACGTTACACTTGCATCCCACACGTTACACTTACATCCCACACGTTACACTTACATCCCATCACAATTTTACACTTACATCCCATCACACGTT
This sequence is a window from Oncorhynchus clarkii lewisi isolate Uvic-CL-2024 chromosome 26, UVic_Ocla_1.0, whole genome shotgun sequence. Protein-coding genes within it:
- the LOC139385154 gene encoding cocaine- and amphetamine-regulated transcript protein-like yields the protein MDSSGVLLRLLCIGLMSVMCRGQASHEVSAEDFGAQNSASAAEKELVDAMEALLVKMQSRLPSNEKRGMIPPCGMGDRCALRHGPRIGKLCDCGRVSSCNSFLLKCL